ACGGCACCTGACCCATGGCCTCAACCGCCAACCGATGACCGGGTTCGGCCGATGCGTGAGACAGGATCAACCAGGGCACAATGGCCGGATTAATCCGGCTCGCCAGCAATGCGGCCGCCGTGCAAATAAACCCGTCAACCAGCACCGCGATGCCGGTTTGGGCACAGGCGATGTAAGCCCCCACCAAGGCGGCGGTTTCGAATCCGCCCAGGCAGCGCAAGACCTCTACCGGATCGCGCGCCTGCGCGTGCAGGTTCAGGGCCTGCTCGATAACCCGGGCCTTGTGCGACACGCCCGCAGAATCCAGCCCGGTGCCGGGGCCCGCCAGCAGCGCGGGGTCGACCTCGAGCAGGCGACACAGCATTGCCGTGGCCGTGGTGGTATTTCCGATACCCATTTCGCCCGCGACGAACAGGTCGGTATTGTTGGCCTGCGCCCGCTGCACGGCTGCACGTCCGGCCGCCAGGGCCAGCTGGAGTTGCTCGTGGGTCATGGCGGCGGCGCGGGCTATATTGCCGCTCTGTGGGGCAATGGTAGCGTCGATGACTTGCGGAAGCGCGGCGGTGGGCTGGACCGTGCCCAGGTTAATCACCTCAAGGCTTGCCCCCAACGACTTGGCCAGCACCGAGATGGCAGCCCCGCCGCCGGCAAAGTTGGCCACCATCTGGGCGGTCACGGCCTGGGGAAAAGCCGAGACGGATTCGGCGCAGACGCCCTGATCGGCGGCAAACACCGCCATCGCAACCCTGGCGGCCGAGGGGTGCAGATTGTGCTGCAGTGCCGCCAGTTCCACCGCCAGAGACTCCAGACGGCCCAGGCTTCCGGCGGGTTTGGTGAGTTGATTTTGCCAGGCCAGAGCCTTGTTCCGGTGCTTTTCGCTGGGCGCTACCACCCCGTCCAGGTACCAATTGTCCATAATTATCCTTGTTATGTTTAATCATCAAACTACATCCACATCGCGCCCATCCCGGACACGGCGTGAAATTGAACTGCGGTTAAAACGGCTGTCCTTTCATCACCCACGGTAACCCCGCGGCCACAAACACCACCCGCTCCACTTCTGCCGCGAGCAATTGGTGCAAACGCCCGCTCTCGTCAACAAAGCGGCGGCTCAGCTCGCCCATGGGCACAACCCCCAGTCCCACTTCGTTGCTGACCATGATCAACTCCCCCTTAAACGCGCCCACTGCCCCCAGCAGTGCATCGCGCTCCTGATCCCAGCATTGGGCCTGCAATGCATTGGCGAGCCAGAGGGTCAGGCAGTCGATCAGAACAAAAGCCCCCGGATTATTCAAGCGTCGCAAACAGCCAGCCAGATCGAGCGGCGACTCCTGCAGCTGCCAACGGCTATCCCGCTGCAACTGATGATGCTGAATGCGCGCACTCATTTCGGCGTCATTGTGCGCGCGGTCGGCGGTGGCGATGTAATGGCAGGGGCTGTCCGCGGCCAGATTCAACAGCCAGCCCTCCGCCAGCCGGCTTTTGCCGGAACGGGCCCCACCCAGCACCAATGATCGCATCGCTTTCTCCCGAAGTTGGCAAATTTAGCGAATAATACCTCGTATTTTTGCGCCACCATCCTACAATGAATAGCACCGGATTTATTAAAAAATATAATTGTTTTTCAGTCTGTTAATGCTGGTGCCAACACCCCCGCTGCGGTACTGTGCGCGCCCCTTTGAGAGGGTTGACAAACCGGCGGCGGCGTCCAGAGACAAACTGGCAAAAGGAAAACCGATGATTGATTCAACTCATGCAAAGGCCAACCTGCCCTGTGTAGGATGGCGTGAATGGCTGAGCCTGCCCGAATTGGGCATCAAGGACATCAAGGCCAAAGTGGACACCGGCGCAAGAACCTCTGCGCTACACACATTCTCTCTGGAGTTTTTTTTCAAAGGCGAAGAAGAATGGGTGCGTATCGGACTGCATCCGAAGCAGAACAGCAACGAAGAATTTTTCACTGAAGCCCGCGTGGTGGACAAGCGCATGGTGCGCGATTCCGGCGGCCATGAAGAAGTCCGCCCGGTGATTGAGACCTTATTTGTGGTGGGTCAACACCGCTTTCGCGCCGAGATGACCCTGACCAGTCGCGACAACATGAAATTTCGCATGCTGCTTGGGCGCAAAGCGCTGGAAAATAAATTTTTAGTGGACTCACAAGGTTCCTATTTACAGTCCGTCAAACCTGCCGTTTGACATTCACACAGGAGAATTACTCCATGAAAATTGCTGTATTGTCCCGCAACGCTAATCTCTACTCGACCAATCGTCTGGTAGAAGCCGCGAAAGAGCGAGGTCACGAGGTGGAAGTGATCGATTGCCTGCGCTGCTATATGACTATTAATCCGGACGACCTGGACATGCACTATAAAGGTCGTGAGTTGATTGGCTATGACGCGGTCATTCCCCGTATCGGGGCGTCAGTAACTTTTTATGGTACCGCCGTGTTGCGACAATTTGAAATGATGGGCGTTTTCCCGGTCAACGAATCCGTGGCCATCACCCGCTCGCGCGACAAACTCCGCTCCATGCAATTGTTGGCACGCAAAAATATCGGCCTGCCCACCACGGGCTTTGCCAACCAGACCCGCTATATTCCCGATCTGATCGAAATGGTGGGCGGCGCGCCACTGGTGATCAAATTGCTGGAAGGCACGCAAGGTATCGGCGTGGTGCTGGCGGAAACCCGTAAAGCGGCCGAGAGTATTCTCGAAGCCTTTATGGGCCTCGGTGCCAACATCATGGTACAAAAATTTGTCAAGGAAGCCGGCGGCGCCGACATCCGTTGCTTTGTCATTGGCGATAAAGTGGTCGGCGCCATGAAGCGGCAAGGCAAGGAGGGCGAATTCCGCTCCAACCTGCACCGTGGCGGCACTGCATCGCTGATCAAAATCACACCGCAGGAACGCGAGACGGCCGTGCGCGCGGCACGCACCATGGGCTTGAATATTGCCGGTGTCGATTTGCTGCGTTCCTCTAACGGCCCGGTGGTTATGGAAGTAAACTCTTCACCCGGCCTGGAAGGCATCGAAAAAGCCACAGGTAAGGACATCGCCGGCGAAATTATCAAGTGGATCGAGAAGAACGCCAAAGCCAACGCGTCTAAAACCAAAGGCAAAGGCTGAAATGGGTACAGATACAGCCAAACCGAAAACGCGCAACAAGCGGGCCCCGTTTCAGCTGTTGGGTGAAACGGTCGCCGCTGGCACCAGCGCCATGCTGGAAATGGATATTGGTAAACTGTACACCAACACCCCACTCACCATTGGCGTCGAGGTTTTTCACGGTAAACAGGACGGTCCGGTACTGCTGGTTACCGCCGCTATTCACGGCGATGAACTCAACGGCATTGAAGTATGTCGGCGCCTGGCAAAAGCGCCGGCACTGAAAAAACTGAAGGGCACCCTGATACTGGTACCCGTGGTCAATGCCTTTGGCTTTATCCAGCAGATCCGTTACCTGCCCGACCGTCGCGATCTGAACCGTTGTTTCCCGGGCTCAGAAAAAGGCTCGCTCGGTTCGCGCATTGCCTACTTGTTGCGCACAGAGTTGCTGGCTCATTGCACGCACGTGGTGGATTTACACACGGGCGCAATTCACCGCTCAAACCTGCCACAAATCCGCGCCAATCTGGAGAATGAACAGAATCTCGCGATGGCCCAGGCATTTGGTGCCCCGGTGGTGATGCATTCCAGTATTCTCGATGGGTCTTTCCGCGACGCCGCCGACAAAATGGGCAAGCCATTTATTTTGTACGAAGCCGGGCAGGCCTTACGATTTGACGAACCATCCATCATGGGTGGCGTCAAGGGCCTGATGGGGGTCATGCAACACCTGGGCATGCTTAACAAACGCAAAACGCAAAAGTCATTTGAGCCTACACTGGCGAACTCCAGCCAGTGGGTACGCGCCGGCCACGACGGCATGATGGTGCCCCGGGTTGAATTAGGTGCACGGGTCAAAAAAGGCGACCTGCTGGCATTGGTCGTTGACCCCTATGGCGAGCAGGAACTTGAAATCACCTCGCCGGTCAACGGCATTGTGATCGGCCGGAACAATATTCCGGTGGTAAACGAAGGCGAGGCTTTGTTCCATATCGCCAAATTTGACACGGTGCGGGAAGCGGCAAAAACCGTTGAAGCGTTTCACGAACAGTTTGACGACCTGAGCGATCCCGACCTGCGCTTTACCGACCCCTGGGGAGATCGCTATGACAGTTAGGGCACTGTTATTCAACACGCAAGGTGAATTGGTCAAAAGCGGGCAGGAGGAGCTTCTGCCTTACTATCACAATGAAGATTATTTTCTGTGGCTGGACGTTATCGGCACCGATGCTGAACGCGAAATGCAAGCCCTAGCCAGCTTTGACCTGAACCCATTGGCCCACCGCGACGCCCAACGGCATCGGCACCCACCCAAATATGAGCCTTTTGACGATCATGTGTTTTTGCTCATGCACGAGCTCACCGAGCAAGGTACACAGACAGAAATCAGCCGGCATCAACTGGCGATTTTTGCCA
This region of Simiduia agarivorans SA1 = DSM 21679 genomic DNA includes:
- a CDS encoding ATP-dependent zinc protease, with translation MIDSTHAKANLPCVGWREWLSLPELGIKDIKAKVDTGARTSALHTFSLEFFFKGEEEWVRIGLHPKQNSNEEFFTEARVVDKRMVRDSGGHEEVRPVIETLFVVGQHRFRAEMTLTSRDNMKFRMLLGRKALENKFLVDSQGSYLQSVKPAV
- a CDS encoding succinylglutamate desuccinylase/aspartoacylase family protein yields the protein MGTDTAKPKTRNKRAPFQLLGETVAAGTSAMLEMDIGKLYTNTPLTIGVEVFHGKQDGPVLLVTAAIHGDELNGIEVCRRLAKAPALKKLKGTLILVPVVNAFGFIQQIRYLPDRRDLNRCFPGSEKGSLGSRIAYLLRTELLAHCTHVVDLHTGAIHRSNLPQIRANLENEQNLAMAQAFGAPVVMHSSILDGSFRDAADKMGKPFILYEAGQALRFDEPSIMGGVKGLMGVMQHLGMLNKRKTQKSFEPTLANSSQWVRAGHDGMMVPRVELGARVKKGDLLALVVDPYGEQELEITSPVNGIVIGRNNIPVVNEGEALFHIAKFDTVREAAKTVEAFHEQFDDLSDPDLRFTDPWGDRYDS
- the cobT gene encoding nicotinate-nucleotide--dimethylbenzimidazole phosphoribosyltransferase, coding for MDNWYLDGVVAPSEKHRNKALAWQNQLTKPAGSLGRLESLAVELAALQHNLHPSAARVAMAVFAADQGVCAESVSAFPQAVTAQMVANFAGGGAAISVLAKSLGASLEVINLGTVQPTAALPQVIDATIAPQSGNIARAAAMTHEQLQLALAAGRAAVQRAQANNTDLFVAGEMGIGNTTTATAMLCRLLEVDPALLAGPGTGLDSAGVSHKARVIEQALNLHAQARDPVEVLRCLGGFETAALVGAYIACAQTGIAVLVDGFICTAAALLASRINPAIVPWLILSHASAEPGHRLAVEAMGQVPLLDLGLRLGEGSGAAVAVPLVRLACDLHNGMATFAEAGVADKAR
- the cobU gene encoding bifunctional adenosylcobinamide kinase/adenosylcobinamide-phosphate guanylyltransferase, producing MRSLVLGGARSGKSRLAEGWLLNLAADSPCHYIATADRAHNDAEMSARIQHHQLQRDSRWQLQESPLDLAGCLRRLNNPGAFVLIDCLTLWLANALQAQCWDQERDALLGAVGAFKGELIMVSNEVGLGVVPMGELSRRFVDESGRLHQLLAAEVERVVFVAAGLPWVMKGQPF
- the rimK gene encoding 30S ribosomal protein S6--L-glutamate ligase is translated as MKIAVLSRNANLYSTNRLVEAAKERGHEVEVIDCLRCYMTINPDDLDMHYKGRELIGYDAVIPRIGASVTFYGTAVLRQFEMMGVFPVNESVAITRSRDKLRSMQLLARKNIGLPTTGFANQTRYIPDLIEMVGGAPLVIKLLEGTQGIGVVLAETRKAAESILEAFMGLGANIMVQKFVKEAGGADIRCFVIGDKVVGAMKRQGKEGEFRSNLHRGGTASLIKITPQERETAVRAARTMGLNIAGVDLLRSSNGPVVMEVNSSPGLEGIEKATGKDIAGEIIKWIEKNAKANASKTKGKG